Sequence from the Zeugodacus cucurbitae isolate PBARC_wt_2022May chromosome 5, idZeuCucr1.2, whole genome shotgun sequence genome:
CGTATTAATTTTGATCCATTCCAACATACTTTCCAAATCATCGCCAGCGTGCCCTTGGCGTGTAGGGAAGTATTCTTCACGTATAttctaaaatgaataaatgcataaaaaggATGATTTTAAAAACTTAATGATGAAATTGCTGGCGCTTTTCGTAATGCTCACCACTAAACCGGGATTGACCATGCTGGTTAAGAAAACCGCCAACGATACTGCCCAAAATATATTGCGTTGTTTGCGGTACCAAAATTTGGAGCATATTGTCGGCGCAATGACACAACCTTGAGTGAAACATAGGAAGAATAATTTCTTAATACTAAGCCCTAAAGCCGTAAAAACGGCCATTTGTACAAAGCTGTAGACATAGTGGAAGCTGAAAATATCGCTGTGATAATCAGCTTTTGAAGCTGCACAATCCGATCCTTTATACCGTGAACGTCGTGTGTTTTTATTGGCATCGCCACTTTTTAAACTACTCGGCATTTCACCAGCATTCGTGGATGTGCCGCTATTCGTATTATTCACTGAATCGGTTATTTCTGTCTTTGGCGCTTCTGGGATCGAACTGCTGTTTATTGTAGCTTTATCCTCACTTGTGGACGGTTTTACATCTCCTTTAGTACTTTCTTCTTGTTGCTCTTCTTCATTCTCATCATGATTACTTTTAGACATATTCCGATTATCGTGATCTCTTCGTTGGTTACCCTCTTTAATTtgttcttttagtaattttatgtTATTCATGAACTCTTCGTGTTCAACACCCTTGTTGTTTTTCGACTTTGTTCTCTCTTGTTTATAGCGATTGTAGTCATAGTCGCATTCTTCCAGTAATTTGAGGCATTCATTTAAATCGTTCTCAGTCTCTTTATTTGACATATCAACCATTGAAATGTGATTCTCTTCCAAGAAATCTTCGAGCACATATTTTTTGGCCCGTTCCACATTATCTTTGCTGTGGGTTTTCTTTTCACTACCCTTGCGCCACTTGCGAAAAAACTTCGCCAACATCACTACACCGTACATACAATATGGCTTCACAATTAGGGTCTTTATAAGCTCCCACAAATgggcaatattcaaattttgATAAGATGGATTGCATGCCGCAATGCTGGTGGTGAAACTCACTTTCGCCTGGAAGCACCATTGCACTATTAAATCACGATACAAGGCGAACCCGTTATCCACTGAACGTGCAAATCCTGTTCTCTCCAACATGTCATATAAAGTTCCCTGTACACTAACTGCTGCCAATAAGCCCGCCCAAATGGTTTTGAACGAAATGCCACTATTTGGCGATTGAGGTTTAACTTGCCGCTCCATACTGAGAAAGAGAAGTCCGATTGCTGGACCGATATGCCAAGCGAAAATGTATTTCTTGTTGCTGAAGGAACAGTAGTACGCTAGTGATGTGGCAATAAGTTGCGAGAGCGCATAATCCATCGTAAAACTACCAGAAATCACCTCAGATATTGAGCTTGGCGTCCAAGGAGCCATCATAATAAGAACTTGCGTTGCGAAAATAACAGAAGAAAACTGCCAACAGAGAAGAGCAATAGCTGTCAGCAGGGTCAATTTAATAGTctgtaaaatatacatatatatttatatttcataactaaaaattattaataaagaaattatttgctTACTATAAAAAGTCGCATGTGATAGACTTTGCGCTCCGTGATCCGGTCGATGCACAAGCAAAGGTAAAACATTTGCATGAAAATAATTGGAAAGGCAAAATTTTCACGTGCCATAGGGGAATCATAAATCTTGGACGCAAAACTGTGGAACATAACATAAGAAACCACTGCGTAAATGCcgccaaatatattttcactgaaattataaaaatcatatctTAACGGAAAACATATGTTTGCTTATTTAGACTTTTACCTTAGTAAAGTcccgtatatataaataactagtACAGTGACCCCACCAAGAAGCCATACACATTCTAAGTAAAACTGCATGGGTTGTCCAATGCCGTCACAATGACGATGCTCCAGTGGCAGACGCACGTCGTTGGTGCGCCAACAGCTAAATATTGGAAAACTTTCTGTGAAAGCATATCGCCTTAGCAAATGGTAGAGATatctataattatatttttacattatattatatccGAAATGcacttatatttttgtttttataccctATTGTCAATTCGGGTAAAACATGGAACCTCTGTATTACGTTCACATTTTGTGGATATTCAATGCCAGTTAAATTTTGTAGCTTATCGTAACCACTCCAAAAATCAGCTTCTTCTGTAAGTGTCTTATAAAATGAATAATAGAGCGAGTCCTCCCGCCGCAGCAAAGACTCCCGTTCTAATTGTGTTAAATATGCAATATTGGTGCGGGACTCAAATATTGACCTCACATGTTGAACATACAAAAAGAAGAAGCCGGTGCCTATAGGAACAAATCGACcatattattttaatcaaataCTTTAATGTAAAGTttaatgtattaataaatgtttatattggCATATATGAGGGActctaaaaatcaataattcaaCTTAATATGGAAGAAATAATGATAAGCTCATTAGATGATGAGTAACAAATTTACTAACCAATTAATGACTGCGAGAGAATAAGTAACAATTTTTGTtccttcattattattattattaaactttGATAACAGACAAATTGGGCTTAAACCTTCAATTCCAGATCATTATgggttttattttgttatttatagacACAATTAGCACAACAACTCTTGTCACGTtacgattttaatttaataaaaaaataacaataaatttttatccGGCTAAATAACTTTTCTTCTTTTGCTTATgtgcatttaattttctttatttcgtAGAAACAGAATCAGCTGGTGTAGTATTAAAGATAGCGAATGTCAGGGATGGTGTAATACAACTATAAGGTCACTTCATACTGCTATTTATATAGTATCAATTGATTTCAGCTTTCATTTATAACAATATATGAAaccaaatatgaatatttaattatattatttatattagttaTCTTAACACATTTTCCAACAGTACGCATACTATTTACATAATTTacctattttaaataaagtttgaaattttagaatGTATTTTTTCAACCTCTACAAATGTGATATAAAAAACATTGCAAGTCTGGCCGTTCTATTTGTggaacataatttatttgaggttatataaatttttgatttcagaGTAGGCCTGTATCACTGTCAATTGTTGTGCTAACATAATAATTTTAGGGAtcattttcttaaattaaattataaatcatgtCAGATTTTGATTCATTATCATCTGTTTCAAGCGATAAGGAATTGCAGGATTTTTTGATGATAGAAAAACAGAAGGCTCAAGTAAATGCACAGGTCAGTATAATTAAcctcatatttattaaataaaattgtaattataacATTTGACTTTCGTTATTATAGATACATGAGTTCAATGACATCTGTTGGGAAAAATGCATTGGCAAACCAGGATCGAAACTCGACAGTTCGACGGAAACATGTCTAAGCAATTGCGTTGATCGGTTCATCGATACATCGTTGCTAGTCACGCAACGATTTGCACAACTCTTGCAAAAACGTTCAGGTGCATTGTAAATAACAGACGCAAACGCTTCTAACTTTGTCGGAAAGTTAGATATACCAGAAACCAAATTACTACTCTGTaccgtatgtatataataaatgaagACACTCCGGAAGATTTGTTACTTTTATTCAAAAAGTAACAACCATAGCAAACTTAAACTGACTAGCTAGCTAAAAACTAGTACGGTTATACTAATGAACACATGTGACCAATGTGGAAATACATCTTGGCTTTTAGCTAATTGAAGTaggtgatttttattttgaaatatgttttgttatcatttaattttacaataaaaattacactGTAATTCTAAGCCTGATTATCAAGATGTCGTTACTTCTTTTTTCTTCATATTCCTGTAAATCTcgataaatttgttttgttcaTCTTCAATCATTTTTCTTGTCGCCATAGGAAGTTTTTTCCTCTTGCCGCTAAGGATTACTTTTTCCACTTTACTTGAAACTGGTTTACTTTTACTCTCTATTTGAACATTATCACATTTAGTATTAGGTAATAACGTTTTAAGCAGCAAATTGGATTTTTTCCCTGgctgaaatttaaaatagctTATTGAATCttattgcattcataaatattttttcatcttaCTCTTGGAACTGTCTCAGATTTTTCAGCTCTTCGAGGCAAGGTGGTAAGTGTTGGGGGCGCATGTACAATTTCTCCGAAGCGTACtgtatcatatttatattctTCCAAATCCTTATTTTCTTGGGATTTCTGGATTTAAATAGGCAtggttactttaaaatatattttgttgtttaaaaaGATTACCTCTTCTTTATCTTCCTTAATGGCTTGTttaatcaattcttttgcagTTTCAGGATCCAGAGGCTTTCCAGCTTTTTCTTTTCCCTTAGTTTTAGATATTTTACCTTTTCctttattcttttgtttttcttttattaattcatCAATTTCATTCTTTGGTTTTTTGGTTATTGAAATTTCTCCAGTTTTTGCATTTCGAATAACATTGACACCATATTTAGCTTCGTATTGTGCTTCCCGCAAGGATTGAGAAGTTATTCTATTTACACGCTTTAAGTAATCTTCATCGGTCTCTTCTTTTAACTGCTGGATGTTAccgatttttttggaatttgctAATTTATCTTTAGGTAAATCTTCTCTTCCTTTGTGTATTCGCTTAATTTTCTTACCAGCTTTGGTGTCTTCAACTAGTTTTTTAAATTGTGCGAATTTGAATGAAACTTGCTGAGTATCACGCTCAGGAGGATTGTTAGTAACTTTACGCagcctaaaaatatatatgattacATTTATGCTGATAACAATATAACTAAAGGGcaatactttttttctttttcttcaagtTGTTTTAGCGGATCTCGTACTCCATGGTGCTTACGGGCAGGAATTTTTCTTTTACGTACCATTTTATTTCACGTCTATCTGGCGCGATAtcttattttcaacaaaattaacTCACATgtgtttgtttactttcttcttcttggattctaagaccgttttcacacgggcaatttttgtcgcggcaattcttagttttataggagagggggcgacgaagagaagagaatttctctctctctagcttcccttggtcgccccctctcccttaaaactaagaattgccgcgacaaaaattgcccgtgtgaaaacggtctaatGGAACTGCCATTCACCATAAatgcaaattatataaaaatatttaaattagcaCAAGGAAAAATTGTTGATTTCACATGTCAgcataatatttacttaataattattcttaatgtatgtataatacatattcaCCATACTTAATTTGTAGttgatattaataatatatttacttatgccATTTTTTGAACAACACTGTCACGAATCAGAGAACGCAGAGAACgtgtaaattttccattttcttcaTTTCTTGTGTTGACATTTGGAGTCAAACCACACAAACCAATTTTTATCACTCATACACTTGATTATCAGCATCAAATTTTCATAGTGAATACAATGAAGTAAATAATCAAAAACAATAGTCAATTTCTtctaatattataaacaaagttCAAGTTTACAACACAAAAAGCAAGTGGACAAACGAGAGCAAATACGTCGTAATAATACTTTGTAGACATTGtcactaaattttattattcaattgaaattaattactcTACAATCTTACCAATAGTGAACCAAATCAATATAAAGGAACAactatatacattttaaacttttagcaactttgttgaaaATAGTATTGGTGTTAATAATTGTTTAATCACATTCGTATTAGTAAAACTTCACAATAAACGGAATTTGGAGGAAGTGACTAACAAAAGTATATATCTGTCTTCTGAATAAAGTGTGCGAAAATTGCAACTGcgctgtattttttaatttttatattccagTCTTTATTAGATACAACTTGCAGAATGGTTGAACCTATTTTTGATTACCAATTTCGACTGATTCTAATTGGCGATAGTACAGTGGGCAAGAGTTCGTTGCTCAAATTCTTTACAGATGGAAAATTCGCGGAGGTGAGACACTGAATAATActcactttaataaaaaaaaagaaacagataaagataaacaaaatatattgatatGTAAATTACATAATTGAACAGAGACAGCAAAGCATATACatctatacatttgtatataaaccaGATGAACTAATTGataaattatcatattttttctaaaacatatgtttgtagGAATAACATTCATTGTTTGTACTTTGCTGTTTATGACTTCAAATAGTTATTAGCGTATGAAACATATATTGAGAGATTTAATTCATTTGATTAATGTTACAGCTATCTGACCCAACTGTTGGCGTAGACTTTTTTGCCCGCTTGATGGAAATGAAGGATGGAACTCAGATAAAACTCCAACTATGGGACACAGCTGGCCAAGAACGTTTTCGCTCAATTACAAAATCATATTACCGAAACTCTGTTGGAGTCTTATTGGTATATGACATAACGAATTATGCTAGCTTTGAACATATTCCGCTTTGGATGATGGAAGCCCAACGTCACATTGAACCACATCGTCCAGTGTTCGCATTAGTTGGTTGTAAATTAGACTTAGTGAATGCCGGTGGTCGTCGAGAAGTAAGCACAGAGGAAGCACAACTATTTGCCAATCAACACGGTTTGCATTTTGTTGAGACCTCAGCTAGGAATGGGGTTAACGTTGAAGAAGCTTTTCGTATGGTTACACAGGAGGTTTACGCCCGAATACGTTCGGGAGAATACAAAGTAGAAGATGGTTGGGATGGCATAAAAACTGGATTTGCACGACCTAATAGTTTAGATTTTAATTTGGTCATGGCTGAGCCAGAAAAATCGTCTTGTTGCTGATGTGTTTGTAAATGATGCTTCATTCAAAGTCACTGGATGGCAAAATTAATGGGTTTTCGTAATTTGAAAAAGTAAATGCGAACTTTATCGTATTTGGTTGATTTATGTAGTATGATgtgcatatatttcattttcacaagatGAAACagtataagtatacatatttacatacaaagcaGTACGCATTTCTTTACCGAGTTGGAGTACAGTCAAAAAAGGGACAGgttacagtttttattttaagatttatatgttgtaagaaacttgtattttataaaaaaaactgcgAACGAAGCTATTATTaccaaataattaaacaaaaaactgaaagatgaaaaataaatatttttaacttaattgaaatcaacaacaattggatgatatacatatttatatatatataataaacaattgtgGGTACATAATTTTGATACGTGTTCTTTCATTGAAGATAGcagttgtttgtacatatgtacctcaTTGTTATatgttaatacatatgtatttactgacGGAACTTATTTCCCAttttaattagtattttgtaactgtgctaaatttgtttttctatttatttttagtcaaaataccaaatattttaattaaataatttcagagTAAATTTCTAAATGCATCAAATTCatagtttatttttcaaattaaaaaaattactttacaaGTTTAAGGAAGTAATGCAACAGGAAGGCTTTAATATCGGCATTGTGTTaatagagtttttatttttgcagcaGCTACAAATGTTATACTAATAGTACTACAGTAGAGTAAAGTGGTTCTGTCGGAAGCTTGTAAATTCGCAGTGTGGCTTGGTGTGAATGTTTCCAGAGAATTGCAGCTATTTGTTCtttaattgttcaaatattaCACAATTTATATTCTGTATAGTGTGCTAGTGTTTTGCGAGGGGTATTTTATTTCCAGAACTCtcaggtaaatatttataataacaaatctGACATCTTGTAATAATGATCACAGAAAAGTGGTCGGATGAACgattaatattttagtaaaattcaatttgaataaaaaattacacaaagtTATTGTGACATTCCTTAACATAGgcataagttttattttttggattttttggaACTACATGACTCGTTTGTGATGGCAACACTGTCTTGTTGCATTCATTTTGCAGTTTCTTCC
This genomic interval carries:
- the LOC105217665 gene encoding C-mannosyltransferase dpy-19 homolog, with product MKEQKLLLILSQSLIGTGFFFLYVQHVRSIFESRTNIAYLTQLERESLLRREDSLYYSFYKTLTEEADFWSGYDKLQNLTGIEYPQNVNVIQRFHVLPELTIGYLYHLLRRYAFTESFPIFSCWRTNDVRLPLEHRHCDGIGQPMQFYLECVWLLGGVTVLVIYIYGTLLSENIFGGIYAVVSYVMFHSFASKIYDSPMARENFAFPIIFMQMFYLCLCIDRITERKVYHMRLFITIKLTLLTAIALLCWQFSSVIFATQVLIMMAPWTPSSISEVISGSFTMDYALSQLIATSLAYYCSFSNKKYIFAWHIGPAIGLLFLSMERQVKPQSPNSGISFKTIWAGLLAAVSVQGTLYDMLERTGFARSVDNGFALYRDLIVQWCFQAKVSFTTSIAACNPSYQNLNIAHLWELIKTLIVKPYCMYGVVMLAKFFRKWRKGSEKKTHSKDNVERAKKYVLEDFLEENHISMVDMSNKETENDLNECLKLLEECDYDYNRYKQERTKSKNNKGVEHEEFMNNIKLLKEQIKEGNQRRDHDNRNMSKSNHDENEEEQQEESTKGDVKPSTSEDKATINSSSIPEAPKTEITDSVNNTNSGTSTNAGEMPSSLKSGDANKNTRRSRYKGSDCAASKADYHSDIFSFHYVYSFVQMAVFTALGLSIKKLFFLCFTQGCVIAPTICSKFWYRKQRNIFWAVSLAVFLTSMVNPGLVNIREEYFPTRQGHAGDDLESMLEWIKINTERDAVFAGPVDIIGTVHLVTRRPIVNHAHLEIRHIHERTEHVYSVFSRQQSSDIYNQYSQLKVQYLIISLQDCSNDIRDDCDLLSIWDDLQPSYRKYPQFCSELAKKNIPSFLKVFSNDYYGIIKMFSQSVQINLKLSKMPEKVM
- the LOC105217666 gene encoding mitochondrial import inner membrane translocase subunit Tim8, with product MSDFDSLSSVSSDKELQDFLMIEKQKAQVNAQIHEFNDICWEKCIGKPGSKLDSSTETCLSNCVDRFIDTSLLVTQRFAQLLQKRSGAL
- the LOC105217667 gene encoding coiled-coil domain-containing protein 137, which translates into the protein MVRKRKIPARKHHGVRDPLKQLEEKEKKLRKVTNNPPERDTQQVSFKFAQFKKLVEDTKAGKKIKRIHKGREDLPKDKLANSKKIGNIQQLKEETDEDYLKRVNRITSQSLREAQYEAKYGVNVIRNAKTGEISITKKPKNEIDELIKEKQKNKGKGKISKTKGKEKAGKPLDPETAKELIKQAIKEDKEEKSQENKDLEEYKYDTVRFGEIVHAPPTLTTLPRRAEKSETVPRPGKKSNLLLKTLLPNTKCDNVQIESKSKPVSSKVEKVILSGKRKKLPMATRKMIEDEQNKFIEIYRNMKKKEVTTS
- the LOC105217662 gene encoding ras-related protein Rab-39B, yielding MVEPIFDYQFRLILIGDSTVGKSSLLKFFTDGKFAELSDPTVGVDFFARLMEMKDGTQIKLQLWDTAGQERFRSITKSYYRNSVGVLLVYDITNYASFEHIPLWMMEAQRHIEPHRPVFALVGCKLDLVNAGGRREVSTEEAQLFANQHGLHFVETSARNGVNVEEAFRMVTQEVYARIRSGEYKVEDGWDGIKTGFARPNSLDFNLVMAEPEKSSCC